DNA from Flavobacteriales bacterium:
TCCAGGATCAATGCTTCACCACGAAGCGCTGAACCTGGCGCTGGCCATCGGCACGGACCAACCGGAGGTGGTAGATCCCGGGCGGAAGCTCATCCACGGGCAGTTGATGGGTATCGCCGAGCAACCGGTGAACAGAAAGGATGCGCCCGGTGGCGTCAACGACCTCGATGCGAGCGCCCTGCGCCCCGGCGGCCCCGATGGTGAGCCATGCATCGGCCGGGTTAGGAAAGGCCGTGAACGCGATGGCATCGGCGGCGGCGTCATCGAGGCCCACGATGAAACCGTTGCCCATCCATTCCGCGCGCCGCGTAATCGCCCAGCCACCGGCATTGATCTGGGTGGAATCCACCTGGAGCTTCAGGATCGGATACCGGACCGTCGGCACGTAGAAGTAAGTGACATTGGCGATGCGCGTGGTGGTGATGATCGCTGAGGCATCCGTGAGGTTCCGACGGACGCGCACGCGCAAGGCCTCGGGATAGACCACCGCGCCGGGAAGGGACAAGGTGCCATGGGCATCCGCATGACCGGTGACAGTGCCGGTCCTGGTCACCGGGAATCCGCTCACGGTGTAATTGGAGCCGGTGGGATCCGACCAGGTGGTGCCGAATGTGCAGGGCAGCTTGAGCTCGAGCAGCGGATCCGAGAAATTCACCGCCCCACCCTCCAGGACCGTGCGCGATCCGACCTGCTCAAGCCCCTGGGCCGTGACCGCCCAGAAGGAAGTGTCCGTTCCGCCATCGGTGCTCAGCAGCGCGGCGGTGGGTATCTGTGCGCTGGTGGGCGTCACGCTGGCGGAGAACCACCGATAGTTGCGGTTCCCGGTGTTGGGGACCAGCATGTTCCAGTAATCCATGCTCACATTCGCGCCGGCGGGCCCGATACCGGTGTAGTTGTCCACACTAACGACCGGGAACTCCTGCCCGTCCTGAGGGACATGGTCGGTGGCGGTGAGTGTGGGCTGGGCAAGGGCGGCGGCGGTGCCGAGCATGCTGGCGAGCGGCAGCGAGTAGCGAAGGGTCATGGTCCTTGTTGGTTTGGGTGGCGGAAGGTATGACGTACCTCCCCCTCCGAATGCTGCCTGGGGCCTCCGCTTGCCTTCCTTTGCGGCATGAGATTCAGCGTCAGCGAGGCCAGCGCCCTCATGCGCGACCGCCGCACCATCTACCCGAAGGACTTCTCCGACCGGGAGGTGCACCGAGAACTGATCGAGCAGATCCTCACCAATGGCACTTGGGCCCCTACGCATGGCATGACCCAGCCATGGCGCTTCTTCGTCTTCCAAGGCCCGGCGCGGCAACGATTGGCCGATTTCCTCGGCGCCACGTACCGCGCCGCCACCCCACCGGAGAAGTTCCTTCAGCGCAAGTTCGACAACCTCACGGCCCGCCCACTTCAGAGCAGTGCGGTCATCGCCATCGGTTTGGTGCGCGACCCGCACGGGAAGATCAGTGAGCGCGACGAGCTGATGGCTGTGGCCTGCGCCGTTCAGAACATGCACCTCACGTGCACCGCCTATGGTCTCGGCGCCTTCTGGGCCACCGGCGGGCCGATGACGGGCGCACCGATGCGCGATTTCCTCGGCCTCGGGCCCCAGGACCAGGCCATGGGACTCCTGCACATCGGGTACCCCGCCGTCGAATGGCCCAAAGGACATCGCAGACCACTGGAGACCGTGGCCACCTGGCACCAGGCGTGACCGATGGAACTTCCGAACCTTACGAACTACGGGGAGCACCCCGCCGATCCGGAATGGCTGGTGTTCCGGTTCGCCGACACTGCGATGGCCGAGGAATTCGCCCGGGGGCTGGCAGAGGCCGGGCTGCGGCACGAGCGTGACACGGAGCCCGGTCCGCCTTTCCTGGTGGGCGTGCGGCGCGTGCACCGCGACCAGGCCGTGCGCCTCAACTACACCGTGCTCGGGCGCCACCGAAAGCACTTCCTCCCAGACGCTCGGCTGAGGTGGGGGCTCATCGGGCTGGTGGCCCTCCTGCTGGCACTGGCCGCCGCCGGAGCCTTGCTCGGTGGCTGAGCCCTCCCCTGGCGGACGTAGCCCTGCCGTTGCCGTGATTCCCGTGCCACCGAGTGCATCGTATGGACATCTTTGGACCGTGCCCCGTTCCCTCGCCTCGCGTTTGACCCTTGCAGCCTTCTTGGCCACCGCACTGCCCGGCATGGCCCAGCGCGGGGTCACTACAGTGGGTATCCAGGTGAAACCGGTGCTCGCCCTCGACTACTTCGAGCCCATGGTGAGCGCGGAGCGCGAGCACCTGCGGTTCGAGGCTGCATTGCAGGGCGGCATCGCCTACGGGATGAGCGTACGGATCGGCCTCACGGATATGCTGAGCCTCGAAACCGGCTTGGGGCAGATCCAGCGCCGGTACCGGTTCCGGACGGTGAACGACACGAGCGGGTACGACGGCAGCGAATCGTTCCGCTACGTGGGCTATGAGTTGCCGGTTACCGCCCTTGTCTATCTGCGGCTGGGTCAGCGCACCTGGATGAATACGGCCTTGGGCGCCTCGCTCGACTTCTACCCGAGCGATGTGGAAGCAGTGACCCAGGAGAGCGGCATCTACGTGTTCAGGCGCAACTGGGCCCAGGCCGGCATCCTCGGCAACATCGGCTTCGAGTACCGCTCTGAGCGGTCCGGCTACTTCTACCTCGGCGCCACCTACCACCAGCCGTTCTCGGACATGGCCTTGGCCGACTTCACCTGGAGCTACTTCGGCCCGCCCGCCATCCGGCGCTTCAATGCGCAGGCCGGCCTGTCGGGCACCTACCTCACGATGGACCTTCGCTACTATTTCCACGAGGATCCCGACCGTCGAAGGCTGCGGCGCGAGCGGTGACCGGTGCGCCGGGCATGGGCGGATATCTTCGCCAGCTCAGCCCAGCCCTTGCCATGCACCGCCCCGCAATTCTCCTGCTCGCCCTGACCCCATTCACCGCGTTCGCACAGCCTGCGAATGACGCCTGCAGCACGGCTATCGCGCTTTCCTGCGGACAACCGGTGATCGGTACAACGGAATCGGCCACAACCGATGCGGCCCCGACATGCGGCACCGGCATCACCGCGCCTGGGGCCTGGTACCGCATCACCGGCACCGGAGACCAGATCACGCTGAGCACCTGCCCGGATGAGCAATTCGACACCAAGCTGAACGTCTACACCGGCGGATGCGGCGGGTTGACCTGCGTGGCAGGCAATGATGACGCGGGCAATGGCGTGTTCTGCTCCACGGTCTCCTTCGTCTCGCAGACCGGAACGGACTATCTGATCCTGGTCCAGGGCTATGACAACGAGACCGGGCCCTTCACGCTCACCGTGGAGTGCGCGCCACCCTCCCCGGATGTATGCCAAGGGGCGTTGCCCATCGCCTGCGGAGCACCCTACACCGGCACTACGGAGGGAGCCACCCCCGATGCCGCGCCCTTCTGCGGGACCGGGATCACCGCACCCGGCGTGTGGCACTCGTTCACCGGCACTGGGCAGCAGGTCACCATCACCACCTGCCCTGATGAGCAATTCGACACGAAGCTGAACGTGTTCAGCGGAACTTGCCAGGCGCTGGCTTGCGTGGCCGGCAATGACGATGCGAGCGATGGCGCGTATTGCAGCACCGTCACGTTCGTTGCCGAAGAGGGCGTCACGTACCACGTGCTGGTGCAGGGCTATGATGGCGAAACCGGCCCCTACACCCTATCCACCGCCTGCCTCTCCTGCGGGAGCCCGCTGGATGCGACCGTCACACCGCTCGATGCGAGCGCAGTAGTGAACTGGAGCAGCACCAATGCATCGGCCGGCTTCACCGTGGAGCATGGTCCCGTGGGATTCGCGCCGGGCGCGGGGACGGCCACCACAGGCACCTTGGGCGTGGATGGCCCACCCGTGTCCATCGGAGGGCTTCTCCCGGGCACTGCGTACGAGGCGTATGTCCGTGAATCCTGCGACGGCTCAGAGAGCCCATGGGCCGGGCCGATCGCTTTCACCACGCTCCTTGAACCACCGGCGGCCAACGCCCTCTGCAGCGGAGCACTCCCGATCGCCTGCGGCGGTTCGGTGGAGGGCAATACGGAGGAGGGCATCCTCCTGCCCGGCCCCGCCTGCGGAGCGGCGAACATCACCGCCAAAGGACTCTGGTACGCCTTCACGGGAACGGGCGATGATGCCACCCTGAGCACCTGCCTGAACAGCGCCTTCGACACCAAGCTCAGCGTTTTCACCGGCGCCTGCGGCGCACTGACCTGCGTGGCCGGCAACGATGACGGTCCGGGCTGCGCGGGCAACACCAGTGCCCTCACTTTCCAGACCAGCGCGGGTACGGCGTACCTGGTGCTCGTGCACGGGTATGGCCAGGATGCCGGCGGCTTCACGCTCACGCTCACCTGCGCGCCAGCCTGCACCGCTGTCGGCAACGACGACTGCGCCTCAGCCACGCTGCTCGCCTTGCAGCCCGTAGGCGGCTGCGAGAGCAGCATGGGCTCCACGGCCTGCGCCTTTGCCCCGGCCACGCCCAACCCGCCTTGCGACCCCTACGCCAATATCGTGGATGCCTGGTACGCGTTCAACACCGGATGGGGAACCGACCTCTCGCTGATCCTCGCAGCGGAGTCGGCCGAGCGGATCCATGCTGCGCTCTATACGGCCTGCGATGCGCCTGCTTATGTGGAGTGCTGGATGGATGTGACGGCACCGATTCCGCTAGCAGAACTGGAACCCAACACGGACATGCTGGTGCGTGTATGGAACAGCGGCGGGTCCGAGGCAGGGTCCTTCTCCATCTGCGTTGAGGGGACCTTCAGCGTGGCCATGGAAGAATTGCCGGCCGGGACGGCCGTCCGGGTATGGCCCGTCCCCAGCGCGGGTGAATTGTGCATTCACACCCGGTCCCCACAACGGCGCATCGCGCTCATCGACCTGCAGGGCCGCACCGTGCTGGTTGCTCACCCGCAAGACCTGCTGCCCGCTCGCGTGGACATCTCCGGACTGGCTCCGGGCACCTACCTGGTGCACGGGGAAGACGGCTTCCTCGGGCGGTGCGTGAAGGAGTAGATCAATGGCGCACCACCTTCCGGGTGCTGCGTCCGCGAGCGGTCTCCACCACCAGCTGGTACGCGCCTTCGGCCAGGCCGCTCAGGTCAGCGAACGCACGCCCGTCCATGTGCATGGGGCCATCCTGGATGCGCAAGGCCTCGCGGCCTAACGCGTCCAGCAAGCGGATGCGGACCGGCTCACGGCCCGTTCCATCCACTGACACCACCAGGAGCCCGTTGGTGGGATTGGGGTAGGCGCCGGTGACGACCGGACCCTCCCCTTCACCGACCGCAGTGGCATCCCCCATC
Protein-coding regions in this window:
- a CDS encoding T9SS type A sorting domain-containing protein, whose product is MTLRYSLPLASMLGTAAALAQPTLTATDHVPQDGQEFPVVSVDNYTGIGPAGANVSMDYWNMLVPNTGNRNYRWFSASVTPTSAQIPTAALLSTDGGTDTSFWAVTAQGLEQVGSRTVLEGGAVNFSDPLLELKLPCTFGTTWSDPTGSNYTVSGFPVTRTGTVTGHADAHGTLSLPGAVVYPEALRVRVRRNLTDASAIITTTRIANVTYFYVPTVRYPILKLQVDSTQINAGGWAITRRAEWMGNGFIVGLDDAAADAIAFTAFPNPADAWLTIGAAGAQGARIEVVDATGRILSVHRLLGDTHQLPVDELPPGIYHLRLVRADGQRQVQRFVVKH
- a CDS encoding nitroreductase, which codes for MRFSVSEASALMRDRRTIYPKDFSDREVHRELIEQILTNGTWAPTHGMTQPWRFFVFQGPARQRLADFLGATYRAATPPEKFLQRKFDNLTARPLQSSAVIAIGLVRDPHGKISERDELMAVACAVQNMHLTCTAYGLGAFWATGGPMTGAPMRDFLGLGPQDQAMGLLHIGYPAVEWPKGHRRPLETVATWHQA
- a CDS encoding fibronectin type III domain-containing protein codes for the protein MHRPAILLLALTPFTAFAQPANDACSTAIALSCGQPVIGTTESATTDAAPTCGTGITAPGAWYRITGTGDQITLSTCPDEQFDTKLNVYTGGCGGLTCVAGNDDAGNGVFCSTVSFVSQTGTDYLILVQGYDNETGPFTLTVECAPPSPDVCQGALPIACGAPYTGTTEGATPDAAPFCGTGITAPGVWHSFTGTGQQVTITTCPDEQFDTKLNVFSGTCQALACVAGNDDASDGAYCSTVTFVAEEGVTYHVLVQGYDGETGPYTLSTACLSCGSPLDATVTPLDASAVVNWSSTNASAGFTVEHGPVGFAPGAGTATTGTLGVDGPPVSIGGLLPGTAYEAYVRESCDGSESPWAGPIAFTTLLEPPAANALCSGALPIACGGSVEGNTEEGILLPGPACGAANITAKGLWYAFTGTGDDATLSTCLNSAFDTKLSVFTGACGALTCVAGNDDGPGCAGNTSALTFQTSAGTAYLVLVHGYGQDAGGFTLTLTCAPACTAVGNDDCASATLLALQPVGGCESSMGSTACAFAPATPNPPCDPYANIVDAWYAFNTGWGTDLSLILAAESAERIHAALYTACDAPAYVECWMDVTAPIPLAELEPNTDMLVRVWNSGGSEAGSFSICVEGTFSVAMEELPAGTAVRVWPVPSAGELCIHTRSPQRRIALIDLQGRTVLVAHPQDLLPARVDISGLAPGTYLVHGEDGFLGRCVKE